A window from Rhizosphaericola mali encodes these proteins:
- the cysC gene encoding adenylyl-sulfate kinase: MENYNSLGKVIWFTGLSGAGKTTLSNNLKLKLEKDGIPVIQLDGDLLRESVHRDLGFSQNDRKENVRRTAEMAKMLAEQNYCVIVSLITPIEAFRQMIKNDIVNSVDCHIVYVKASFQTCQLRDVKGLYEKEKAGLIKNFTGTKSPFEEPLKPDLVLSTEESTIDQCTQQLMNQFFVAC; the protein is encoded by the coding sequence ATGGAGAATTATAATTCACTTGGAAAAGTTATTTGGTTTACAGGTCTTTCTGGTGCCGGGAAAACAACATTGTCGAATAATCTAAAATTAAAACTAGAAAAAGATGGGATTCCGGTCATTCAACTCGATGGCGATCTCCTCCGAGAAAGTGTTCACCGTGATCTTGGATTTTCTCAAAATGATAGAAAAGAAAATGTACGGCGCACTGCAGAGATGGCCAAAATGTTAGCAGAGCAAAACTATTGTGTCATCGTCAGTCTGATTACTCCGATAGAAGCATTTAGACAAATGATCAAAAATGATATTGTCAACAGTGTAGACTGTCATATCGTATATGTAAAAGCCTCCTTTCAAACTTGCCAATTACGTGATGTAAAAGGACTTTACGAAAAAGAAAAAGCAGGTTTGATCAAAAATTTCACAGGTACAAAATCACCATTTGAAGAACCATTAAAGCCCGATTTAGTTTTATCTACAGAAGAGTCAACGATTGATCAATGTACGCAACAATTGATGAATCAATTTTTTGTTGCGTGTTGA
- a CDS encoding inositol monophosphatase family protein codes for MENLKNTLIEAAKAGAERAAFYFNKKHQIINKDGVNNPVTEADKASEKAIFEVIKSNFPDHFLLSEESGEIAKDSEYKWIIDPIDGTINYAQNIPICCISIGVEKAGEMILGAVYNPFMNEFFLAEKGKGATLNDAPIHVSEQTSLEKSCLATGFPYEYIQDPNGPIPVFERFISQGIALRRLGSAALDLCWTACGRYDGFYEHGLIASNGLIHNTLVDIISPK; via the coding sequence ATGGAAAATTTAAAAAATACGCTCATTGAAGCGGCAAAAGCTGGAGCCGAAAGAGCAGCCTTTTATTTCAATAAAAAACATCAGATTATTAATAAAGATGGCGTAAATAATCCAGTAACAGAAGCGGATAAAGCTTCGGAAAAAGCCATATTTGAAGTCATTAAGTCTAACTTTCCTGATCATTTTTTGCTAAGCGAAGAGTCTGGTGAAATAGCAAAAGATTCTGAATATAAATGGATTATCGATCCAATTGACGGCACGATTAATTATGCGCAGAATATTCCTATTTGTTGTATTTCAATTGGTGTGGAAAAAGCAGGAGAAATGATTTTGGGTGCAGTGTACAATCCTTTTATGAATGAATTTTTTCTAGCGGAAAAAGGAAAAGGTGCTACGCTAAATGATGCACCAATCCATGTAAGCGAACAAACTTCTTTGGAAAAAAGCTGTTTGGCTACAGGATTTCCTTACGAATATATTCAAGATCCAAATGGACCGATTCCTGTATTTGAGCGATTTATTTCGCAAGGTATTGCTTTGCGTAGATTAGGAAGTGCGGCTTTAGACCTCTGTTGGACGGCTTGTGGTCGATATGATGGATTTTACGAGCATGGTTTGATTGCTTCCAATGGATTGATTCATAATACATTGGTTGATATCATTTCGCCTAAATAA
- a CDS encoding putative signal transducing protein yields the protein MAIEYTLLRTYNNYVTANISLGMLKENGIACYLQDENVSTILPYLSLANGGIKLMVDIQSASEAEILLSDVESQKDDEDFQMGYFSN from the coding sequence ATGGCTATAGAATATACCTTACTACGCACCTATAATAATTATGTAACTGCCAATATTAGTTTGGGTATGTTAAAAGAAAATGGAATTGCTTGTTATTTACAAGATGAGAATGTAAGTACGATTTTGCCTTATTTGTCTTTAGCTAATGGGGGAATTAAACTTATGGTCGATATTCAATCCGCATCCGAAGCAGAGATTTTACTTTCGGATGTGGAAAGTCAAAAAGATGATGAAGATTTTCAAATGGGCTATTTCTCTAATTGA
- the thiL gene encoding thiamine-phosphate kinase — protein sequence MEERTEISSLGEFGLIDFLTKNFEIQNVSTIESIGDDCAVIDHYGKQTVITTDLLLEGVHFDLMYTPLKHLGYKSIIVNLSDVYAMKAIPTQVTLSLGISNKFSVEALTEFYEGVYAACQRYNVDLVGGDTSMSQKGFVISVTAIGEVAPDKFVKRNTAQKGDLICLSGEVGGAFLGLTLLEREKRIYLENPKIQPDLEGEDYIVGRILKPEARRDIIDFFDKNEITPTAMMDVSDGVSSEVMHICKDSNVGCRIYEDKLPINEKAREAAMKFALDPTVCALDGGEDYELLFTLKQEDYEKITLNEEISVIGYITEIEEGCKLISRGGNLHDIKPQGWNAFNY from the coding sequence ATGGAAGAACGTACAGAAATATCCTCGCTAGGGGAATTTGGACTGATAGATTTTTTGACAAAAAACTTTGAAATACAAAACGTATCCACGATCGAATCCATTGGAGATGATTGCGCAGTGATTGATCATTACGGTAAACAAACGGTAATCACTACGGATTTACTTTTGGAAGGGGTACATTTTGATTTGATGTACACGCCATTGAAACATTTGGGATATAAAAGCATCATTGTCAATCTGAGTGACGTATATGCGATGAAAGCTATCCCAACGCAAGTCACTTTGAGTCTGGGCATTTCCAATAAATTCAGCGTAGAAGCTTTGACTGAATTTTACGAAGGCGTATATGCGGCTTGCCAAAGATATAATGTGGATCTTGTCGGTGGAGACACTTCGATGTCTCAGAAAGGATTTGTTATCTCTGTAACGGCTATTGGCGAAGTCGCTCCTGATAAATTTGTAAAGAGAAATACCGCTCAAAAAGGAGATCTTATTTGTCTTTCAGGTGAAGTGGGCGGCGCTTTCTTGGGTTTGACATTATTAGAAAGAGAAAAAAGAATTTATCTTGAAAATCCAAAAATACAACCAGACTTAGAAGGAGAGGATTATATCGTAGGTCGCATTTTAAAACCCGAGGCGCGTAGAGACATAATAGACTTTTTTGATAAAAATGAAATCACTCCTACTGCAATGATGGACGTCAGTGACGGTGTAAGTAGCGAAGTCATGCATATATGCAAAGATAGCAATGTCGGTTGCCGTATATATGAAGACAAACTTCCCATCAATGAAAAAGCACGTGAAGCTGCGATGAAATTTGCATTAGATCCTACCGTTTGCGCTTTGGATGGCGGTGAAGATTATGAACTTCTATTTACGCTTAAACAAGAAGATTATGAAAAAATTACTTTGAATGAAGAAATCAGCGTTATAGGTTACATCACTGAAATAGAAGAAGGATGTAAATTAATTTCGCGTGGAGGAAATTTGCATGATATAAAACCTCAAGGATGGAATGCATTTAATTATTAA
- the tatC gene encoding twin-arginine translocase subunit TatC, translating into MINDLFQRGGDSEKAEMSFVDHLEALRWHIVRSILAILVFAVIIFIKIHWVTDYILFGPLNPDFVSYTGFCKFSHFIHAGDAFCLPPIKVNMQANTFGTQFIGSFTIAILGGFIAAFPYIFWEFWKFVKPALKPNELKNTRFAIFWVSFFFFLGAAFGYFVLSPFTFNFLASFQLSNRNMILTIPTLDDYISNMTNIILGCGIAFEMPVLAFVLTKIGLITPKFLKTYRKYAIVVILVVAAVITPSPDWISQMLVFLPLISLYEISVFVSKRVYKEEKQKELEEWS; encoded by the coding sequence ATGATTAACGATTTATTTCAACGCGGCGGAGATAGCGAAAAGGCAGAAATGTCATTTGTGGATCATTTAGAAGCATTGCGTTGGCATATCGTCAGAAGCATATTAGCCATCTTGGTTTTTGCGGTCATCATTTTTATAAAAATCCATTGGGTTACCGATTATATTTTATTCGGACCATTGAATCCAGACTTTGTTAGCTACACAGGTTTTTGTAAATTCAGTCATTTTATTCATGCTGGTGACGCATTTTGTTTGCCACCTATCAAAGTAAATATGCAAGCCAATACCTTTGGTACGCAATTTATCGGAAGTTTTACGATTGCCATTTTGGGTGGATTTATCGCTGCATTTCCGTATATATTTTGGGAATTTTGGAAATTTGTAAAACCCGCATTGAAACCTAATGAATTGAAAAACACGCGATTTGCAATATTTTGGGTGTCTTTCTTTTTCTTTTTAGGTGCAGCATTTGGATATTTTGTTTTAAGTCCATTTACCTTCAATTTCTTAGCCTCTTTCCAATTGAGTAATCGTAATATGATCTTAACCATCCCGACTTTGGATGATTATATCAGTAATATGACCAATATCATTTTGGGTTGTGGTATCGCATTTGAAATGCCTGTATTGGCATTTGTATTGACAAAAATTGGATTGATTACACCTAAATTTTTGAAGACTTATCGCAAATATGCCATTGTCGTCATCTTAGTAGTTGCTGCAGTAATTACACCCAGTCCAGACTGGATCAGTCAGATGTTGGTATTTTTGCCATTGATTAGCTTGTACGAAATAAGTGTATTTGTATCCAAAAGAGTATACAAAGAAGAGAAACAAAAAGAATTAGAAGAATGGAGCTAG